The Cydia pomonella isolate Wapato2018A chromosome 17, ilCydPomo1, whole genome shotgun sequence genome includes a window with the following:
- the LOC133527056 gene encoding importin-11, with protein sequence MDPNIYALVLDTLNRATSQDAEVLKPAEKKLQEWEIEPGFYSVLLDVLSNHTINVNVRWLAVMCFKNGVDRYWRRNAPHAVSEQEKEKLRLGLLTPNVLSEPVAQIATQQAVLIAKIARLDCPMHWPNLVPDLLGALKAPQPLVQHRSLLIFHHIVKALASKRLAGDRRTFQDLTHTVYSFILNLWHENTELFLRHIQEGATTELITEHLEKALLCLRILRKLTVFGFKKAHESQDAVAFLNVVFDRAKTSLECRKLLKGRGIYPLELCEKFIIHLTKVALGVLGVQPFSFVPLLRPSLEFAIYYCFTEQGMSFVYERFNIQCLNIVKGILQCVEFKPPKGDQVKEPLTLQAHQIKTSVLDTATVCHMCQVLVSRYFLLSADDLALWDAEPESFATDEAGESWKYSLRPCTEAVFMELFHEFRDTLAPELVRLLRALPAPPAPPAPPARADLAAALHKDAVYNAVGLAAFDLYDEVDFDEWFTNVLSQELKIKDDNYRIIRRRVCQLIGMFFNFL encoded by the exons ATGGATCCAAATATCTACGCGCTGGTGCTAGACACCCTGAACCGAGCCACCAGTCAGGATGCAGAGGTGCTGAAGCCAGCTGAGAAAAAGCTGCAAGAATGGGAGATTGAGCCCGGCTTCTACTCTGTCCTGCTG GACGTCCTCTCCAACCACACCATAAACGTGAACGTCCGCTGGCTCGCAGTCATGTGCTTCAAGAACGGCGTGGACCGCTACTGGCGCCGCAACGCGCCGCACGCCGTCTCCGAGCAGGAGAAGGAGAAGCTGCGGCTCGGGCTGCTCACTCCTAATGTTCTTAGTGAACCCGTGGCGCAGATAGCGACACAACAAGCAGTTCTCATCGCCAAGATCGCCAG ATTGGACTGCCCGATGCACTGGCCGAACCTAGTCCCCGACCTGCTGGGAGCATTGAAAGCACCTCAACCACTGGTGCAGCACCGTTCTCTGCTCATCTTCCACCACATCGTCAAGGCACTGGCTTCTAAGAGGCTAGCTGGGGATCGCAGGACATTTCAG GACCTCACACACACCGTATACTCCTTCATCTTAAACCTCTGGCATGAGAACACCGAGCTCTTCCTCCGCCACATCCAAGAGGGCGCCACCACAGAGCTGATCACGGAACACCTGGAGAAAGCCCTCCTCTGTCTCCGTATCCTGAGGAAGCTGACGGTCTTCGGTTTCAAGAAGGCCCACGAGAGTCAAGATGCCGTGGCGTTCCTGAATGTGGTGTTTGACCGGGCTAAGACCAGTTTAGAGTGCA GAAAACTCCTCAAAGGCCGCGGCATCTACCCCCTGGAGCTCTGCGAGAAGTTCATCATCCACCTCACGAAGGTGGCCCTCGGGGTGCTCGGCGTGCAGCCCTTCTCCTTCGTGCCGCTGCTCCGGCCCTCGCTGGAGTTCGCCATCTACTACTGCTTCACGGAGCAGGGCATGAGCTTCGTGTACGAGCGGTTCAACATACAGTGCCTGAACATTGTCAAGGGCATACTGCAGTGTGTGGAGTTCAAGCCGCCCAAGGGGGATCAGGTGAAGGAAccat TGACGCTGCAAGCCCACCAGATCAAGACTTCAGTCCTGGACACGGCCACCGTGTGCCACATGTGCCAGGTCCTCGTGTCGCGCTACTTCCTGCTGTCGGCCGACGACCTCGCGCTGTGGGACGCGGAGCCGGAGAGCTTCGCCACCGACGAGGCGGGCGAGTCCTGGAAGTACAGTCTCAGG CCGTGCACGGAAGCGGTATTCATGGAGCTATTCCACGAGTTCCGCGACACGCTGGCGCCCGAGCTGGTGCGGCTGCTGcgcgcgctgcccgcgccgcccgccccgcccGCCCCGCCCGCCCGCGCCGACCTGGCCGCCGCCCTGCACAAGGACGCCGTCTACAACGCCGTCGGCCTCGCCGCCTTCGACTTGTACGACGAG GTGGACTTCGACGAATGGTTCACGAACGTGTTGAGCCAGGAGCTGAAAATAAAAGACGACAACTACAGAATAATTCGGAGGAGAGTTTGTCAATTAATAggtatgttttttaattttttatga
- the LOC133526976 gene encoding arrestin domain-containing protein 5-like isoform X1, which yields MPWQSCDIILNSGSTGCFYAGDIITGTVVVKFQQKQKIEHFDLDVTGISKASWTRPMPTIPYIKIYSEKRVVLSIKTDIFPELQGRSVAAGTYTHPFYFSLPPDLLSSFKSSTAKVFYFVKVQCKAAYKFKKKTFVPFNVSRNVDLNHLEEFLVPTFTEMHKIFWNSAKLSMQLQTHTGFAPNQMISFEVMICNESRVKLSKLSITLVRQIEYNVSSGYLKEEKRIENVTYNKFKNEEKEVCNLSMKIPPANPSSDYSMIKIEYKFSVNSLYLQHNSDKIVFKINIMLKYKLFVLGNTGFSISFLHT from the exons ATGCCTTGGCAGTCTTGTGATATTATTTTGAACAGTGGTTCAACGGGTTGCTTTTATGCTGGTGATATTATAACTGGGACTGTTGTAGTGAAATTTCAGCAGAAACAAAAAATAGAAC ATTTTGATCTCGATGTCACTGGAATTAGTAAGGCATCGTGGACTAGACCAATGCCAACAATCccgtacataaaaatatattcagaaaAAAGAGTCGTCCTTAGTATTAAAACTGATATATTTCCTGAATTGCAAG GAAGATCTGTAGCTGCTGGGACATATACACACCCATTTTATTTTTCGTTACCGCCAGACTTACTATCATCATTCAAGAGTTCCACagcaaaagtattttatttcgtCAAAGTGCAATGCAAAGCGGCTTACAAATTTAAGAAGAAAACTTTTGTGCCATTTAATGTCTCGAGAAATGTAGATCTCAACCACTTAGAAGAATTTTTG GTGCCCACATTTACGGAAATGCATAAAATTTTTTGGAACTCGGCAAAACTATCAATGCAATTGCAGACTCATACTGGATTCGCACCAAATCAAATGATATCATTTGAAGTAATGATATGTAATGAAAGTAGAGTAAAATTATCGAAACTCAGCATcacattagtacga CAAATAGAGTATAATGTATCTTCAGGTTATTTAAAGGAAGAAAAAAGGATAGAGAACGTTACAtacaacaaatttaaaaacgagGAAAAAGAAGTTTGCAACTTGAGTATGAAGATACCACCAGCAAATCCATCAAGCGATTATTCTATgattaaaatagaatataaattcTCGGTAAATTCGTTATACTTACAACATAACTCAGATAAGATTGTATTTAAAATCAACATCatgttaaaatacaaattgtttgttttaggTAACACTGGATTTTCCATATCATTTTTGCATACATAA
- the LOC133526976 gene encoding arrestin domain-containing protein 5-like isoform X2 codes for MPWQSCDIILNSGSTGCFYAGDIITGTVVVKFQQKQKIEHFDLDVTGISKASWTRPMPTIPYIKIYSEKRVVLSIKTDIFPELQGRSVAAGTYTHPFYFSLPPDLLSSFKSSTAKVFYFVKVQCKAAYKFKKKTFVPFNVSRNVDLNHLEEFLVPTFTEMHKIFWNSAKLSMQLQTHTGFAPNQMISFEVMICNESRVKLSKLSITLVRQIEYNVSSGYLKEEKRIENVTYNKFKNEEKEVCNLSMKIPPANPSSDYSMIKIEYKFSVTLDFPYHFCIHKDIPVTISTVPVMHVELFK; via the exons ATGCCTTGGCAGTCTTGTGATATTATTTTGAACAGTGGTTCAACGGGTTGCTTTTATGCTGGTGATATTATAACTGGGACTGTTGTAGTGAAATTTCAGCAGAAACAAAAAATAGAAC ATTTTGATCTCGATGTCACTGGAATTAGTAAGGCATCGTGGACTAGACCAATGCCAACAATCccgtacataaaaatatattcagaaaAAAGAGTCGTCCTTAGTATTAAAACTGATATATTTCCTGAATTGCAAG GAAGATCTGTAGCTGCTGGGACATATACACACCCATTTTATTTTTCGTTACCGCCAGACTTACTATCATCATTCAAGAGTTCCACagcaaaagtattttatttcgtCAAAGTGCAATGCAAAGCGGCTTACAAATTTAAGAAGAAAACTTTTGTGCCATTTAATGTCTCGAGAAATGTAGATCTCAACCACTTAGAAGAATTTTTG GTGCCCACATTTACGGAAATGCATAAAATTTTTTGGAACTCGGCAAAACTATCAATGCAATTGCAGACTCATACTGGATTCGCACCAAATCAAATGATATCATTTGAAGTAATGATATGTAATGAAAGTAGAGTAAAATTATCGAAACTCAGCATcacattagtacga CAAATAGAGTATAATGTATCTTCAGGTTATTTAAAGGAAGAAAAAAGGATAGAGAACGTTACAtacaacaaatttaaaaacgagGAAAAAGAAGTTTGCAACTTGAGTATGAAGATACCACCAGCAAATCCATCAAGCGATTATTCTATgattaaaatagaatataaattcTCG gTAACACTGGATTTTCCATATCATTTTTGCATACATAAGGATATACCTGTGACAATTTCTACAGTACCAGTTATGCATGTAGAACTATTTAAGtag